Part of the Eshraghiella crossota genome is shown below.
TATAATCATACCCGGACCCAGCTTGTCCGTAGGTCTTGCGGTAAAACCGTTGTCTATATAGAACTTTTCCCTGCCTTTGGCACACATGAGACATAGCATCATCCGGCTTCCCGGCTCAGTGATTTCTTCCACAAATTTCTTCAACCTTAAAAGTATCAGTCTTCCTATTCCTTTTTTCTGTGCCTCAGGTATAACAACGAGGTCCTGGATATAGGATATTACGGCTCCGTCACCTATTACCCTGCCCATTCCCACAGGTTTACCGTCAAGGTATGCACACACAGTAAACAGGCTGTTATTAACAGCCTGTTCTGCCTGTTTATCCGTAAGCTTTATCCAGCCTACTTTTTTTCTAAGATATAGATATGTATCCGTATCAAGAACATTTTCTTTTAGTTCTAACATTACTGTTCCTCGTATCCGTTTTCCTCAAAGCAGTCCTTACAGATATAGCGTTCTTCAACTTTTCCTGTATCTTCGTATTCTACCTCATATTTTTCACTGTATTTTATCTTGTTACAGTCATCACATCTGAATTTAATAGGAAGTGGTGATTTAACAGGTGTAATAAGTAAAACAACTGCCGCTGCGATTATTGCCACAAGTACAACAAGTGTAACAATAAGTCCTGTCTTTTTCTTCTTAACTTTAACAGGCTTTGACGATACAGGTTCTGTATATGAACCCGATGCAATATTCTGTTCTCCATAGGAATATACAGGTTGCTGCACAGGTTCGGCCGTATTCTGTTCGGTTTTCTCATCCGGTTCTTTGCTTGCTGCCATATCCACACTGCCATAAATAAAAGATGAAGTTTCTGCCGGCTTATCACCGCTTACAGGCTTTGATGCAGTATCTGATGACACTTTCTGTGGTACACTGTTCTCTGTTCCGCAGTTGGCACAGAAAAACTTTTCCATAGTCTCCTCAATTTCATTAGCTGTTCCACATTTTTTACAATAATATGTTCTCATTTAATGAATCCTCCACAATTAAATCCTACAGGCTTATACCTGTAAGATTTAATTTATATTTATTTTATGCTAATGTCAAGAAAGTTTTACAACATTGTATCGTGTTTGTCCGGCATCATTCCAAGAGAAATATTAAGATTGCCGTTTCTGCACCTGATTTCATCGATAAATGCTTTTTCATCCATATCTTTTTTTGCCGTTACAAGATACTGCAGTTCAAACATTGAACCCATATTGGTTGTTTTGACATTCTTCATTTCGTAATAATCCAGATATTTATCAAAAATATCTTTAAAAGTATCTTTATAATTAAGGCTTTCAGGAATCAATATTCTTAATAATTTCTCTTCGCTCTTATTTTCCCCAAAACCGGACACCGAAAGAATCACGATAACCAGAACAATAAGTACTGTTCCCATCACACCGAAAGCTATGTATCCAAGTCCTGTGGCAAGTCCTATGGCCATAGTAAGAAATACTACCGCAATATCTTTTGAATTGCCGGGAATACTTCTGAATCTTACAAGTGCAAATGCCCCTGCAATAGAAAATGCCCTGGCAACATTACTTCCTACAAGAATGATTACGATTGCAACAACAGCGGGAAGAATTGTAAGTGCTATGGCAAAATCCTTTGTATAACTTCCTTTTTTCTGGGTACACATGTAGCATATAGAAATAACAAGTCCAAGTATAAGTGCTGTTCCCATACAGATAAGTGACTGGGGCATCGGTATTATAGACACGTCTGTCGTCTTTAAAATTGTTTCAAACATAAGTTATGTCTCCTTTATAATTTGTAAAATAGTTTCTGTATTCTGTTCCGTATTTTGAAAACGATATAGGATAAATCCCATATTCCGACAAAACCGGCAGAAACCACATCGGCATTCCGCCTGATGTTTTGACCTCCATGAGCAATTTATCATTATCAAGAATCGGTTCACCGAAAGACCCTTTTCTAAGGTCAAGTTCATCTCTTCTTGCAAGAATATTGTCATCAAACGTCACTCTGAAGCTGTCATCTTCAATTCCGTAAAACGCACTTCTTTCATATGATATATATACTTTTGGTGACACCTTGTAATAATCCAGAAAATAGCGTATTTCACTAAGCACCTGTCTGTTGACTTCAGGTGAATCCGGAATCATCCCTTTATATATGAAATTTTCAGCCTCTTTAAGGGTCATTGTGGTTCTTCTTTTATTAACGATACCTTTGTATTTTTTCTTAATTTCAATAAATGCTTCGCTGTCATCAGACGGAGTACCATATGAACGCAGCCTCAATTTCTCTTTGTAGACCGGTTTATCAATGGAACGTCTTATCAGTTCATCCGTATCCGTATCAAAATATATATTACATATTGTATATTTCTTTCCATTAACGCAATATCTGTCCGGCTCCATGTAATCGGTAAGGTATCCGGTAATTGCTTCATATACGGATTTGTCAATCATATATTTCTTTTCATACCGGTTAAAAATTTCTATTGCCATACTTCCACCCACCTTTCTATACCTATATTTTACATCATAGTAAATATATTTGGCAATTGTGATATTTGTGTGTAGGGAATTTGTATTGTTTCTGAAATGTATGCTTTTGTTCCATAATTGTCTGATTATTACCACCACAATATATTGTGTAATAAATTGTATTTTTTAAAAACATTCAACAAAATATAGTGACATAGTATATATCAGGTGCTATAATATGCCATGTGGACTTGATTCCGCTTTACAGGTTTTGGGAGGAAACTTATATGAAGGTTATTAAAAGAGATGGGCGAGAAGTAACTTATGACCGCGGTAAAATAATAATCGCAATACATAAGGCTAACGATGAAGTGCCTATAAGTGAACGAATTTCAGACGAGAAGATTCACGGCATTGTGGCATCTATTGAAAAATTAGGTGTCAACACATTACAGGTTGAAGAGATTCAGGATATTATCGAACAGAAACTCATGGCAGAGCGTAAATTCGTTTTAGCCAAGACGTACATTATTTATCGATATCAGAGACAGATGATTCGTAAATCCAACACAACAGACGAATCTATCCTCGGTCTTATACAGCAGACCAACAAATATGCCATGGAGGAGAATTCCAATAAGAATGCCGCTGTTGCTTCAACACAGCGTGACCTTATTGCAGGTGAGGTATCAAGAGACCTTACTAACCGTCTTCTTCTTCCGGAGAAAATATCGAAGGCGCATGAAGAAGGTATTCTTCACTTCCATGACGCTGATTATTTTGTGCAGTCGATTTTTAACTGCTGTCTTATCAACATAAGTGATATGCTTGATAACGGAACAGTTATGAACGGTAAGATGATTGAAAGTCCTAAGAGCTTTCAGGTTGCATGTACCGTTATGACACAGATTATCGCCGCTGTTGCAAGCAGCCAGTACGGCGGACAGTCTGTTGATATCAGCCACCTTGGCAAGTATTTAAGAAAAACCAAAGAGAAATTTCTTAGAAATTATAAAGAAAAATTTGCTGATATTCTTTCTGACGAAGCTATCGAAAAATTAGCTGCCGACAGAACTATGGATGAACTGAAATCAGGTGTCCAGACAATCCAGTATCAGATTAATACGTTAATGACAACAAATGGACAGTCTCCTTTTGTTACCCTTTTCCTTAATCTCAAGGAGGACGATCCTTACAAGGATGAGGTTGCTTTAATTATAGAAGAAATTCTCAAACAGAGAATTCAAGGTATTAAAAATGAAGCAGGTGTATATATCACTCCTGCATTTCCAAAGCTTATTTACGTTCTTGACGAACATAACTGTTTAAAGGGTGGTAAATATGATTATCTTACCAAATTAGCGGTTGAGTGTTCTTCAAAAAGAATGTATCCTGACTACATTTCCGCTAAAAAGATGCGTGAAAACTACGAGGGTGAAGTTTTCTCATGTATGGGATGCCGTTCTTTCTTAAGTCCTTGGAAAGACGAAAACGGAAATTACAAATGGGAAGGTCGTTTCAATCAGGGTGTTGTCAGCATTAACCTTCCTCAGATGGGTATTATTGCCAACGGCAATGAAGAACTTTTCTGGGAATTAATGGAAGAAAGACTTTCTTTATGTTTTGAAGCACTTATGTGCAGACATAAAGCACTTGAAGGTACATTATCCGATGTCAGCCCTATTCACTGGCAGTATGGTGCCATCGCAAGATTAAAACCGGGTGAAACAATAGATCCGCTTTTACATAACGGCTACTCTACCATCTCACTTGGCTATATCGGACT
Proteins encoded:
- a CDS encoding GNAT family N-acetyltransferase, yielding MLELKENVLDTDTYLYLRKKVGWIKLTDKQAEQAVNNSLFTVCAYLDGKPVGMGRVIGDGAVISYIQDLVVIPEAQKKGIGRLILLRLKKFVEEITEPGSRMMLCLMCAKGREKFYIDNGFTARPTDKLGPGMIIYIDKDKDGNRESQTT
- a CDS encoding DUF4956 domain-containing protein, encoding MFETILKTTDVSIIPMPQSLICMGTALILGLVISICYMCTQKKGSYTKDFAIALTILPAVVAIVIILVGSNVARAFSIAGAFALVRFRSIPGNSKDIAVVFLTMAIGLATGLGYIAFGVMGTVLIVLVIVILSVSGFGENKSEEKLLRILIPESLNYKDTFKDIFDKYLDYYEMKNVKTTNMGSMFELQYLVTAKKDMDEKAFIDEIRCRNGNLNISLGMMPDKHDTML
- a CDS encoding polyphosphate polymerase domain-containing protein codes for the protein MAIEIFNRYEKKYMIDKSVYEAITGYLTDYMEPDRYCVNGKKYTICNIYFDTDTDELIRRSIDKPVYKEKLRLRSYGTPSDDSEAFIEIKKKYKGIVNKRRTTMTLKEAENFIYKGMIPDSPEVNRQVLSEIRYFLDYYKVSPKVYISYERSAFYGIEDDSFRVTFDDNILARRDELDLRKGSFGEPILDNDKLLMEVKTSGGMPMWFLPVLSEYGIYPISFSKYGTEYRNYFTNYKGDITYV
- the nrdD gene encoding anaerobic ribonucleoside-triphosphate reductase encodes the protein MKVIKRDGREVTYDRGKIIIAIHKANDEVPISERISDEKIHGIVASIEKLGVNTLQVEEIQDIIEQKLMAERKFVLAKTYIIYRYQRQMIRKSNTTDESILGLIQQTNKYAMEENSNKNAAVASTQRDLIAGEVSRDLTNRLLLPEKISKAHEEGILHFHDADYFVQSIFNCCLINISDMLDNGTVMNGKMIESPKSFQVACTVMTQIIAAVASSQYGGQSVDISHLGKYLRKTKEKFLRNYKEKFADILSDEAIEKLAADRTMDELKSGVQTIQYQINTLMTTNGQSPFVTLFLNLKEDDPYKDEVALIIEEILKQRIQGIKNEAGVYITPAFPKLIYVLDEHNCLKGGKYDYLTKLAVECSSKRMYPDYISAKKMRENYEGEVFSCMGCRSFLSPWKDENGNYKWEGRFNQGVVSINLPQMGIIANGNEELFWELMEERLSLCFEALMCRHKALEGTLSDVSPIHWQYGAIARLKPGETIDPLLHNGYSTISLGYIGLYEVTKLMTGVSHTDPKGTAFALKVMNRLREACDTWKRNTGLGFGLYGTPAESLCYRFAEIDKRKFGVIKDVTDKGYYTNSYHVDVREKIDAFSKFKFESQFQTISSGGAISYVEIPNLRHNLPALEELVKYIYDNIQYAEFNTKSDYCQVCGYDGEIIINDKLEWECPQCHNKDHNKMNVTRRTCGYLGENFWNVGKTKEINSRVLHI